The SAR324 cluster bacterium genomic sequence ATGATGAATTATTTGCCAAGCTCAAAGAAGGCAATCCCGGTTACGACGTGATCGTACCATCGAACGACTTTGTTGAACGGATGATCCGCGCAAATATGCTGATCAAACTTGATCACTCCAAAATTCCTAACTTCAAGAACGTAGACAAAACCTTTCGAGACGCAGCATTCGATCCCAAACGGGCCTACAGCATGCCTTATATGTGGGGGACGATTGGGATTGGGTACCGCAAGTCAAAGGTATCGAAAATACCAGACAGCTGGTCGACTCTCTTTGCATCCAGGGAATATTCAGGAAGAATCGCTGTGCTCAATAGCCCATCTGAGACAATTCCTGTTGCCATGAAGTACCTCGGTCATTCATTAAACACCACTGATCCTGCAATCGTTAAGGCTGTTGAAGATTTGATGATCAAGCAGAAGAAACACATTAAGGTTTTTGCTGAGGATAATGGGCAAGACTTGCTGCTTTCTGGCGAGGTTGATCTAACGATGGAGTACAATGGCGACATCATTCAAGTGCAAGAGGAAGATGACGATATCGCCTATATCGTTCCCAAGGAAGGAACGCTCCTCTGGGAAGATTGTCTCTGTATTCCAAAAGGGGCCCCACATCCTGAAAATGCTCACGCATTTATGAACTATCTGCTGGATGGAGACGCTGGCGCACTAATCGCTGATTTCATCCAGTATGCGACACCGAATTCGGTCGCTAAAGCAAAGCTCGGAGATGAATACCGAAATAACCCAGCTATCTTCCCCACAGACGATGTCTTAGGACGAAGCGAGTCTTCAAAA encodes the following:
- a CDS encoding extracellular solute-binding protein, encoding MKMNPKNNSRPSRRHFLRGLGAVAAGLTFLPREGWSAEEKKLNFYNWDTYIGETTLDDFRNASGIEVSMDLFADNDELFAKLKEGNPGYDVIVPSNDFVERMIRANMLIKLDHSKIPNFKNVDKTFRDAAFDPKRAYSMPYMWGTIGIGYRKSKVSKIPDSWSTLFASREYSGRIAVLNSPSETIPVAMKYLGHSLNTTDPAIVKAVEDLMIKQKKHIKVFAEDNGQDLLLSGEVDLTMEYNGDIIQVQEEDDDIAYIVPKEGTLLWEDCLCIPKGAPHPENAHAFMNYLLDGDAGALIADFIQYATPNSVAKAKLGDEYRNNPAIFPTDDVLGRSESSKYRGESMQRLFDEAWTRISAA